The following proteins come from a genomic window of Flavobacterium eburneipallidum:
- a CDS encoding DUF4339 domain-containing protein translates to MKKYYLHNGTESSGPFDIEELKAKNITTKTPVWFDGMERWKTAGEIDELVNIFISIPPIETLITEKSITLTQKTEGDEDTKEKTILGLSKTSFWVVSVILIVAIGTVVFNTLQENRRRELELKNHKTEIENHQYELKQKEIEEQKIQMEIQEKLEAERIIKEKKENTNHRLSEIAQLVTQYQTNIVEFEKKLKETAGFKLLRTASEKKEQMSLLQKNIDSLKTEINHLKSESDQLKLELEKLPK, encoded by the coding sequence ATGAAAAAATACTATCTACACAACGGAACTGAAAGCAGCGGTCCTTTTGATATAGAAGAATTGAAAGCTAAAAACATCACTACCAAAACACCCGTGTGGTTCGATGGTATGGAACGCTGGAAAACAGCTGGTGAAATCGATGAATTGGTAAACATTTTTATCAGTATTCCTCCTATTGAAACTCTCATAACAGAAAAATCAATAACTCTAACACAAAAAACAGAAGGAGACGAAGACACTAAAGAAAAAACCATCTTGGGGCTTTCTAAAACTAGTTTTTGGGTGGTATCGGTTATCTTAATTGTAGCCATTGGAACTGTTGTATTCAATACTTTACAAGAAAACCGAAGACGTGAATTAGAACTAAAAAACCATAAAACAGAAATTGAAAATCATCAATACGAATTGAAGCAAAAAGAAATAGAAGAGCAAAAAATTCAGATGGAAATTCAAGAAAAATTAGAAGCGGAACGAATAATCAAAGAAAAAAAGGAAAATACCAACCATAGACTTTCAGAAATAGCACAGTTAGTAACCCAATACCAAACAAATATTGTTGAGTTTGAAAAAAAACTGAAAGAAACTGCTGGTTTCAAATTATTAAGAACTGCTTCGGAGAAAAAAGAACAAATGAGTTTGTTGCAAAAAAATATTGATTCACTCAAAACTGAAATCAACCACCTAAAAAGCGAATCCGACCAACTGAAACTAGAACTAGAAAAACTGCCTAAATAA
- a CDS encoding helix-turn-helix domain-containing protein gives MKPFTFDQIPILMNKLHEKLEHLEKLIVKISIKTEDKEDILNIEEASKLLNLSISTIYSKVSKREIPVNKQGKRIYFYKHELMQWIKSGRIKTYLEIENEIDKRSKI, from the coding sequence ATGAAGCCATTTACTTTTGACCAAATACCTATTTTGATGAACAAACTTCATGAAAAATTAGAGCATTTGGAAAAACTTATTGTAAAAATCTCTATTAAAACAGAAGATAAAGAAGATATTCTAAATATTGAAGAAGCATCTAAACTTTTAAATCTATCGATATCAACTATCTATAGTAAAGTAAGTAAGAGAGAAATTCCAGTTAATAAACAAGGTAAACGTATTTATTTCTACAAGCATGAGTTAATGCAATGGATTAAATCAGGTCGAATAAAGACTTATTTAGAAATCGAAAATGAAATTGATAAAAGGTCCAAAATCTAG
- a CDS encoding DUF2126 domain-containing protein, translating into MSIKIAISHKTAYKFDRSVKLFPHIFRLRPAAHSRTSIEGYSFKIYPENHFINWQQDPFGNYQARVVFNEPTTELRVEVEVIAKLEVINPFDFFIEEYAEKFPFLYDNKLHKELWPYLEVSQKERGLRFDNFVAKLAEKKDLITVDFLVFANQLVFQTLNYNIRLEAGVQTCEETLEIESGSCRDFAWLLVQALRSIGLAARFVSGYLVQLTADVKSLDGPSGPENDFTDLHAWVEVYLPGAGWVGLDPTSGLFAGEGHIPLCCTPDYESAAPVTGATEICQVDFEFDNTVTRIHEDPRVTKPYTEQQWENIMEVGNVVEKDLIEGDVRLTMGGEPTFVSIDDFESPEWNSTADGPLKRKLAYDLALRLKGRFAHGGLLHFGQGKWYPGELFPRWQYALYWRKDGLPLWKNDNLIAKEDGEKFTFHDAERFAIELTKYLGIDTKNINPTYEDPIYWALEEGKLPVNLDPLAVNLKDSIQRHTLAKLLEKGLNNPSGFVVPLKWIHETKNWVSCVWEFRRGQCYLIPGNSPIGLRLPLESLPKVSKNKREQPVSRSLFEELPPLGDYYQSVEERYGSTSQAYKANVTPKLEEEKEEKESLLFEVETFSTAMCVEERDGIIYVFLPPTDYLETYLDLIASVETTAEKLQIPVRIEGYQPQSDYRIEKMMVTPDPGVIEVNVHPAKSWQEIVDNTTALYEEAFLSRLGTDKFMVDGRHTGTGGGNHVTLGASKPEDSPLLRRPDLLRSLITYWQHHPVLSYLFAGPFIGPTSQAPRIDEGRDERLYEMEIAFEQIPKDKDIPFWMVDRIFRNLLTDITGNTHRTEFCIDKLYSPDSPTGRLGILELRAFDMPPHKHMNLVQNLLVRALVAKFWKNPYEKKLVRWGTELHDKFLLPHFAYLDMIDVVNDLKDAGYNFDISWFDPFFEFRFPHHGGITVDNIQLEIRLGIEPWHVLGEELSSNGTARFVDSSLERLQVKISGIIPERHILLCKGCRIPLRSTGTKGEYVAGIRYKAWNPPSALHPNIGVDVPLVFDIVDTWNNKSIGGCTYFVSHPGGRSYETVPVNSYEAESRKISRFWDFGHTPSATSEQSAPVIDTPTVSRFVAENKTNLKPDTPIELVNPEYPNTLDLRHFWVAKK; encoded by the coding sequence ATGTCCATAAAAATAGCCATTTCACACAAAACAGCTTACAAATTTGATAGAAGTGTAAAACTTTTTCCGCACATTTTCAGATTAAGACCTGCAGCTCATTCCCGAACGTCTATTGAAGGTTACTCCTTCAAAATATACCCCGAAAATCATTTCATCAACTGGCAACAAGATCCTTTTGGAAATTATCAAGCGAGAGTAGTTTTTAACGAACCCACAACCGAATTAAGAGTTGAAGTAGAAGTAATTGCCAAACTAGAAGTCATCAACCCATTTGATTTCTTTATTGAAGAATATGCTGAAAAATTTCCTTTCCTATACGACAATAAATTACACAAAGAATTATGGCCGTATTTGGAAGTAAGCCAAAAAGAACGAGGATTGCGCTTTGATAATTTTGTGGCAAAATTAGCCGAGAAAAAAGACTTAATCACTGTTGATTTTTTAGTATTTGCTAATCAATTGGTTTTTCAAACCTTAAATTACAACATTCGTCTAGAAGCAGGAGTACAAACCTGTGAGGAAACACTCGAAATAGAAAGCGGCTCTTGTCGTGATTTTGCTTGGCTTTTGGTTCAGGCTCTACGTAGTATTGGATTGGCTGCCCGATTTGTATCTGGTTATTTGGTGCAATTAACTGCTGATGTAAAATCACTAGATGGTCCATCTGGTCCAGAGAATGATTTTACTGACTTACACGCTTGGGTAGAAGTGTATTTACCCGGAGCTGGCTGGGTAGGACTTGATCCTACCTCTGGACTTTTTGCTGGCGAAGGACACATTCCATTGTGCTGTACCCCTGATTATGAAAGTGCTGCTCCCGTAACTGGTGCTACCGAAATTTGTCAGGTGGATTTTGAATTTGATAATACTGTAACCCGTATTCACGAAGACCCAAGAGTTACAAAACCTTATACAGAACAGCAATGGGAAAACATTATGGAAGTGGGTAATGTTGTCGAAAAAGACTTAATTGAAGGCGATGTTCGTTTGACAATGGGTGGCGAACCCACTTTTGTTTCCATCGATGATTTTGAATCTCCTGAATGGAATTCTACTGCCGACGGTCCGTTGAAACGTAAACTCGCTTATGACTTGGCACTGCGTTTGAAAGGTCGTTTTGCGCACGGAGGATTACTTCATTTTGGACAAGGAAAATGGTATCCAGGCGAATTATTTCCGCGTTGGCAATATGCTTTATACTGGAGAAAAGACGGATTGCCTTTATGGAAAAATGATAATTTAATTGCCAAAGAAGACGGAGAAAAATTTACTTTTCACGATGCCGAACGCTTTGCCATAGAACTCACAAAATACTTGGGTATTGATACCAAAAATATAAATCCAACTTACGAAGACCCAATATACTGGGCTTTGGAAGAAGGAAAATTACCCGTTAATCTGGATCCGCTGGCTGTAAATCTTAAAGATTCTATTCAGCGTCATACCTTGGCTAAACTATTAGAAAAAGGGTTGAACAATCCTTCTGGTTTTGTTGTGCCTCTAAAATGGATTCACGAAACCAAAAATTGGGTAAGCTGTGTATGGGAATTCCGAAGAGGACAATGCTATCTGATTCCTGGGAACTCCCCTATTGGCTTGCGTTTGCCGTTGGAATCTTTGCCAAAAGTTTCTAAAAATAAAAGAGAGCAACCCGTTTCTCGTAGTTTATTTGAAGAATTACCACCTTTAGGAGATTATTATCAATCTGTAGAAGAACGTTACGGTAGTACTTCTCAAGCTTACAAAGCAAATGTTACTCCAAAACTAGAAGAAGAAAAAGAAGAAAAGGAATCTTTACTATTTGAAGTAGAAACTTTTTCGACAGCCATGTGTGTAGAAGAGCGCGATGGAATTATCTATGTTTTCCTTCCTCCTACTGATTATTTGGAAACTTATTTAGACCTGATTGCTTCGGTAGAGACAACTGCCGAAAAATTACAAATACCTGTTCGAATTGAAGGCTACCAACCGCAATCGGATTATCGCATCGAAAAAATGATGGTTACTCCCGATCCTGGCGTTATTGAAGTCAATGTTCATCCTGCAAAATCGTGGCAAGAAATTGTGGACAACACCACTGCTTTATACGAAGAAGCTTTTCTTTCTCGTTTAGGAACTGATAAATTTATGGTCGATGGTCGCCATACGGGAACTGGCGGAGGAAATCACGTGACGCTTGGCGCTTCAAAACCTGAAGATAGTCCGCTCTTGCGAAGACCTGATTTGTTGCGAAGTCTGATTACCTATTGGCAACATCATCCTGTTTTGAGTTATCTTTTTGCAGGCCCTTTTATTGGCCCAACCAGTCAGGCTCCACGTATTGACGAAGGTCGTGACGAACGTTTGTATGAAATGGAAATTGCCTTCGAACAAATTCCAAAAGACAAAGACATTCCGTTTTGGATGGTGGATCGTATTTTTAGAAATTTACTAACCGATATCACAGGAAATACGCATAGAACTGAATTTTGCATAGACAAATTATACTCACCTGATTCGCCAACCGGACGTTTGGGAATATTAGAATTGCGAGCTTTTGATATGCCACCGCACAAACACATGAATCTGGTTCAAAACTTATTAGTTCGTGCTTTGGTAGCCAAGTTTTGGAAAAATCCCTACGAGAAAAAATTAGTACGTTGGGGAACCGAATTGCACGATAAATTTTTATTGCCACACTTCGCTTATCTGGATATGATTGATGTTGTAAATGATTTGAAAGATGCTGGTTATAACTTTGATATTTCGTGGTTTGACCCATTCTTCGAGTTTCGATTTCCGCACCACGGAGGTATTACTGTAGATAATATTCAATTGGAAATTCGTTTAGGAATAGAACCTTGGCACGTTTTAGGCGAAGAATTATCCAGCAATGGAACGGCTCGTTTTGTAGATTCATCATTAGAAAGATTACAGGTAAAAATTTCAGGCATCATTCCAGAGCGTCATATTTTATTGTGCAAAGGCTGTAGAATTCCTTTGAGAAGTACGGGAACTAAAGGCGAATATGTAGCTGGAATTCGTTATAAAGCCTGGAATCCACCATCCGCATTGCATCCTAATATTGGAGTGGATGTACCATTGGTTTTTGATATTGTAGATACTTGGAACAACAAATCCATTGGTGGTTGTACTTATTTTGTTTCGCATCCCGGAGGACGAAGTTATGAAACAGTACCCGTTAATAGTTATGAAGCCGAGTCAAGAAAAATCAGTCGTTTTTGGGATTTTGGTCACACGCCGTCTGCTACTTCTGAACAAAGTGCACCAGTAATTGACACGCCAACAGTTTCGAGATTTGTGGCCGAAAATAAAACCAATCTAAAACCAGATACACCAATAGAATTAGTCAATCCAGAATATCCAAATACGCTGGATTTGAGGCATTTTTGGGTAGCTAAAAAATAA
- a CDS encoding SDR family oxidoreductase has translation MDLKLKNKVVVVSGSAGKKGSIGETIIRRLADEGAIPVLVDRNNRGYDYAEELQKRGVDALFVPSDVTNPEAMENAVKKIVEKYERIDAVINNVGVNDGAGLESSYEDFMNSLKLNVVSYFLLAKYSLPYLKESKGNILNIGSKVALTGQGGTSGYAAAKGGVLGLTREWAVDLIQYGIRSNAIIIAESYTPAYEDWIKTLTDGKTVLKKINKSIPLEGRMTKTEEIADTALFIISDRSSHTTGQFVFVDGGYVHLDRALINDIN, from the coding sequence ATGGATTTAAAATTAAAAAATAAAGTTGTAGTTGTATCAGGTTCAGCTGGTAAAAAAGGAAGCATTGGCGAAACCATCATTAGGCGATTGGCAGATGAAGGTGCAATACCAGTACTTGTGGACAGAAACAACAGAGGATATGACTACGCAGAAGAACTCCAAAAAAGAGGAGTCGACGCCTTGTTTGTCCCGTCCGATGTAACCAATCCAGAGGCAATGGAAAATGCTGTAAAAAAGATTGTTGAAAAATATGAAAGAATCGATGCAGTCATCAACAATGTCGGCGTAAATGACGGCGCTGGTTTGGAATCCAGCTACGAAGACTTCATGAATTCTTTGAAACTAAACGTAGTCAGCTATTTTTTATTGGCCAAATATTCACTTCCCTATCTAAAAGAATCAAAAGGGAATATCCTAAACATAGGTTCCAAAGTGGCTTTAACAGGACAAGGAGGAACTTCGGGTTATGCTGCCGCAAAAGGTGGAGTGCTCGGATTGACCAGAGAATGGGCAGTCGATTTGATTCAGTATGGAATTCGCTCCAATGCTATTATTATTGCCGAAAGTTATACACCAGCATACGAAGATTGGATTAAAACACTAACGGACGGAAAAACCGTTTTGAAAAAAATAAATAAAAGCATTCCGCTTGAGGGAAGAATGACCAAAACGGAAGAAATAGCAGATACCGCTCTTTTTATTATTTCAGACCGTTCTTCGCACACTACTGGGCAATTTGTATTCGTTGATGGAGGATACGTTCATTTAGATCGAGCTTTAATCAATGATATAAATTAG